One Brassica oleracea var. oleracea cultivar TO1000 chromosome C7, BOL, whole genome shotgun sequence genomic window carries:
- the LOC106305032 gene encoding 9-cis-epoxycarotenoid dioxygenase NCED6, chloroplastic, with translation MQHSLGSNLLPPETSSRFHLRPQIKHANITKSQLLINNPFKKTTKPPDFPPLLTSPATSPPSPVKLKLTHHHLNPLQKLAASMLDKIESSLVVPMEQNHPLPKPTDPSIQLSGNFAPVNECPVQNGLEVIGNIPPCLHGVYIRNGANPMFPPLGGHHLFDGDGMIHAVSIGSDNRVSYSCRYTKTNRLVQEAELGRSVFPKSIGELHGHSGLARLALFAARAEIGLVDATRGMGVANAGVVYFNGRLLAMSEDDLPYHVKINGHGDLETIGRFQFDEQIDCPVIAHPKVDPTTGDLHTLSYNVLKKPHLKYLKFDTCGKKTRDHDITLEQPTMIHDFAITENFVVIPDQQMVFKLSEMIRGGSPVIYDREKMSRFGVLSNQDPTGSSVDWVDVPDCFCFHLWNAWEEITEDGDPVIVVIGSCMNPPDTIFSESGEPTRIELTEIRLNLRTKETNRKVIVTGMNLEAGQVNRNFLGRKTRFVYLAVADPWPRCSGIAKVDLENGTVIQFKYGPDRFGGEPYFVPEGEGEDEGYVMGFVRDEERDESEFVVVDASEMKQVAAVRLPERVPYGFHGTFVSENQLKEQV, from the coding sequence ATGCAACACTCTCTCGGCTCCAATCTTCTTCCGCCGGAAACATCCTCACGTTTTCATTTACGCCCACAAATCAAGCATGCAAATATTACTAAGTCCCAACTTCTCATTAATAACCCTTTCAAGAAAACAACAAAACCTCCAGACTTCCCTCCTCTTCTCACTTCACCGGCGACGTCACCTCCGTCTCCGGTTAAGCTCAAGCTGACCCATCATCACTTAAACCCTCTCCAGAAGCTAGCAGCTTCCATGCTCGACAAAATCGAGTCCTCCCTCGTTGTACCAATGGAACAAAACCACCCGCTACCTAAACCGACCGATCCATCTATTCAATTATCTGGAAATTTCGCTCCCGTTAATGAATGTCCGGTTCAAAACGGTTTAGAAGTCATCGGTAATATTCCTCCTTGTCTACATGGAGTCTACATCCGCAACGGCGCTAATCCTATGTTTCCGCCGTTAGGTGGACACCATTTGTTTGACGGTGACGGAATGATTCACGCAGTTAGCATCGGTTCTGATAACCGGGTTAGTTACAGCTGCCGGTACACTAAAACAAACCGGCTTGTTCAGGAAGCCGAGCTTGGCCGGTCGGTTTTCCCTAAATCCATCGGCGAGCTTCACGGTCACTCGGGTTTGGCTCGACTCGCTTTATTCGCCGCTCGAGCTGAGATTGGTCTTGTGGACGCGACACGTGGCATGGGTGTAGCTAACGCCGGCGTCGTTTACTTTAACGGAAGATTATTAGCCATGTCAGAGGATGATCTCCCTTACCACGTGAAGATCAACGGCCATGGAGATCTCGAGACGATTGGACGGTTCCAATTCGATGAACAGATCGATTGTCCAGTAATAGCGCATCCTAAAGTGGACCCTACCACAGGAGATCTTCACACGCTGAGTTACAATGTTTTGAAGAAACCTCATCTCAAATATCTTAAATTCGACACGTGCGGGAAAAAGACACGTGACCATGACATCACACTCGAGCAACCCACGATGATTCACGATTTTGCAATAACCGAAAATTTTGTCGTGATCCCAGATCAGCAAATGGTATTCAAATTATCCGAAATGATTCGGGGCGGGTCACCGGTTATCTACGACAGAGAGAAGATGTCTAGATTCGGGGTTTTGTCAAACCAGGATCCGACCGGGTCGAGTGTAGATTGGGTCGATGTACCCGACTGCTTCTGTTTCCATCTATGGAACGCGTGGGAAGAGATAACCGAGGACGGCGACCCGGTTATCGTCGTCATTGGGTCGTGCATGAACCCGCCCGATACGATTTTCAGCGAATCTGGAGAACCGACTCGAATTGAATTAACTGAAATACGGTTAAACCTGCGGACAAAAGAAACGAACCGGAAGGTCATTGTAACCGGGATGAATTTAGAAGCGGGTCAAGTAAACCGGAATTTCCTGGGCCGAAAAACCCGGTTCGTTTATTTAGCGGTAGCGGATCCTTGGCCGAGATGCAGTGGCATCGCAAAAGTTGATTTAGAGAACGGAACCGTTATCCAATTCAAATACGGACCGGACCGGTTCGGTGGCGAACCGTATTTCGTACCGGAGGGAGAAGGAGAAGACGAAGGGTATGTAATGGGGTTTGTGAGGGACGAAGAGAGAGATGAGTCGGAGTTTGTGGTGGTTGACGCATCGGAGATGAAGCAAGTCGCGGCGGTGCGGCTACCGGAGAGAGTACCGTACGGTTTCCACGGAACGTTCGTGAGCGAGAATCAGTTGAAGGAACAAGTTTAA
- the LOC106302633 gene encoding uncharacterized mitochondrial protein AtMg00810-like, with protein MLQPPGMIDKDKPNHVWKLKKAVYGLKQAPRAWYQALKDFLISIGFKNSLADASLFILQTGSSFIYILIYVDDIVITGSHAQELRKVTTKLAGKFSLKELGELSYFLGMEATRTEKGLHLTQTKYITDLLRRAKMADAKPVATPMSSTQVLTLNSGDLLSDPSEYRVIVGSLQYLGLTRPDIAFPVNRLSQFMHQPTSTHWEAAKRVLRYLAGTADKGIFFSANTPFNLHAYSDADWAGDHDDYNSTGAYIVYLGRQPISWSAKKQGGVARSSTEAEYRALTEAAAELMWVQSVMSELGIKSTDTPVLYCDNIGATYLSANPVFHSRMKHLALDYHFVRQQVQAKKLRVTHISSVDQLADALTKPLARSRFETLTSKIELCKRRPS; from the coding sequence ATGCTACAGCCTCCTGGAATGATTGATAAAGACAAACCAAATCATGTCTGGAAACTTAAAAAGGCTGTGTATGGATTGAAACAAGCTCCAAGAGCTTGGTACCAAGCCCTCAAAGACTTTCTGATCAGCATTGGATTTAAAAATTCACTTGCGGATGCTTCTCTGTTCATTCTACAAACAGGTTCTTCATTCATCTACATCTTAATTTATGTTGATGACATTGTCATCACAGGTTCTCACGCTCAAGAACTTCGGAAAGTCACCACTAAACTTGCTGGTAAATTTTCGTTGAAAGAACTTGGTGAACTGTCTTACTTTCTTGGTATGGAAGCTACAAGAACGGAAAAAGGACTTCATCTCACTCAGACTAAATACATCACGGATCTTCTCAGGAGAGCAAAAATGGCTGATGCAAAACCTGTTGCCACGCCAATGTCTTCAACTCAAGTGCTAACCTTGAACTCTGGTGATCTCTTGTCTGATCCATCTGAATACAGAGTCATTGTTGGTAGTCTTCAATACTTAGGTCTCACGAGGCCTGATATTGCATTTCCTGTAAACCGCCTTTCTCAGTTCATGCATCAACCAACATCTACACACTGGGAGGCAGCTAAAAGAGTGCTTCGGTATCTTGCTGGCACTGCTGACAAGGGAATCTTCTTCTCAGCTAACACACCATTCAATCTTCATGCATACTCTGACGCTGACTGGGCTGGAGATCATGATGACTACAACTCGACTGGTGCATACATTGTGTACCTTGGGAGACAACCGATCTCGTGGTCAGCTAAGAAACAGGGTGGTGTGGCCAGATCTTCTACAGAGGCTGAGTATCGTGCTCTAACTGAAGCTGCGGCAGAACTAATGTGGGTTCAATCTGTTATGTCTGAACTAGGAATCAAGTCCACTGACACTCCAGTTCTGTACTGTGATAACATTGGAGCAACATATTTATCAGCAAATCCAGTTTTTCATTCAAGAATGAAGCACCTTGCGCTGGACTATCACTTTGTTCGCCAACAAGTACAAGCTAAGAAACTTCGGGTAACTCACATAAGCTCTGTGGATCAGCTTGCTGATGCTCTCACCAAACCATTGGCACGCTCACGATTCGAAACACTAACATCCAAGATTGAACTTTGCAAGCGACGTCCATCTTGA